In the genome of Hippoglossus hippoglossus isolate fHipHip1 chromosome 4, fHipHip1.pri, whole genome shotgun sequence, one region contains:
- the map2k2a gene encoding dual specificity mitogen-activated protein kinase kinase 2a produces MAPKRRPVPLNITPIGEGQATSNTIDAASEANLEALQKKLGELDLDEQQRKRLEAFLTQKAQVGELKDEDFDPICELGAGNGGVVNKVRHKPSGLVMARKLIHLEIKPAIRNQIIRELQVLHECNSPYIVGFYGAFYSDGEISICMEHMDGGSLDQVQKEARKIPEEILGKVSIAVLRGLAYLREKHQIMHRDVKPSNILVNSRGEIKLCDFGVSGQLIDSMANSFVGTRSYMSPERLQGTHYSVQSDVWSMGLSLVELAIGRYPIPPPDTRELEAVFGRAVLDGAEVEPHTNMQRPRPPGRPVSGPGMDSRPAMAIFELLDYIVNEPPPKLPHGVFTIDFQDFVTKCLIKNPAERADLKMLMSHTFIKRSEVEEVDFAGWLCKTMELNQPSTPTRSTE; encoded by the exons ATGGCTCCTAAAAGAAGACCCGTGCCCCTGAACATAACGCCCATTGGGGAGGGACAGGCCACCTCCAACACCATTGATGCTGCATCTGA AGCAAACCTCGAGGCCTTACAGAAGAAGCTGGGTGAGCTGGACCTGGacgagcagcagaggaaacggCTGGAGGCCTTCCTCACCCAGAAAGCTCAGGTCGGGGAGCTGAAGGATGAGGACTTTGACCCCATCTGCGAGTTGGGTGCTGGAAACGGAGGAGTGGTCAACAAGGTCCGCCACAAACCCTCTGGTTTGGTCATGGCCCGGAAG TTGATTCACCTGGAAATCAAACCTGCCATCAGGAACCAGATCATCAGAGAGCTGCAGGTGCTGCATGAATGCAACTCCCCCTACATTGTGGGCTTCTATGGGGCCTTTTACAGCGATGGAGAGATCAGCATCTGTATGGAGCACATG GACGGTGGATCCTTGGACCAGGTCCAGAAGGAAGCCAGAAAAATCCCAGAGGAAATCCTGGGGAAAGTCAGCATAGCT GTATTGAGAGGATTAGCTTACCTGCGGGAGAAGCATCAGATCATGCACAGAG ATGTCAAGCCCTCCAACATTCTGGTCAACTCTCGCGGGGAGATCAAGCTGTGCGACTTTGGTGTGAGCGGCCAGCTCATAGATTCCATGGCCAACTCCTTTGTTGGAACGCGCTCCTACATGTCG CCGGAGAGACTGCAGGGCACTCACTACTCCGTTCAGTCTGACGTGTGGAGCATGGGTCTGTCCCTGGTGGAGCTGGCAATCGGCCGCTACCCCATCCCTCCTCCGGACACCAGAGAACTGGAGGCTGTCTTTGGACGGGCTGTTCTAGACGGGGCCGAGGTAGAGCCTCACACCAACATGCAGAGGCCCAGACCACCAGGCAGGCCTGTGAGCG GACCTGGAATGGACAGCCGACCTGCTATGGCCATCTTTGAACTTTTGGACTACATTGTAAATGAG CCGCCTCCCAAACTGCCACATGGCGTCTTCACCATTGACTTCCAGGACTTTGTGACAAAATG tTTGATCAAGAACCCAGCAGAGAGAGCCGATCTGAAGATGCTGATG AGTCACACATTCATCAAACggtcagaggtggaggaagtggaCTTTGCCGGTTGGTTGTGCAAAACCATGGAGCTCAACCAGCCCAGCACTCCCACCCGCAGCACTGAGTGA
- the pias4a gene encoding E3 SUMO-protein ligase PIAS4-A yields MAAELVEAMNMVKSFRVSDLQTLLASMGRSKSGLKQDLVGRALRLVQTEYSPELLKNVRQLYESRFPKSSGWLAARRPEGVPVAYSSLSSSPTATSQGADYLNGISKPIPTPAAEVKLVPLPFYQTLETLLPPTELIAQNNEKLQDSQCIFELTPTQADQIRNASELRPGIRSIQVVLRICYTDSIGVQEDQYPPNIAVKVNQSYCHVPGYYPSNKPGVEPRRPCRPVNITPWLHLSSVTNRVTITWGNFGKRYSVAVYLVRVFTATDLFSQLKLCSVESADRCRERIQDKLRFDPESEIATTGLRVSLICPLVKMRLGVPCRVLTCAHLQCFDAVFFLQMNEKKPTWTCPVCDKPAPFELLTIDGLLSEILKQTSEDIEEIEYLTDGSWQPIRDEKERDRDRESSNTPEYPDVDICIPEANGHSPAHSSTSLTGKSGSSSVGVAGGTGGPAVAPSGGAVVDLTLDSSSEEEGGGAGGDSEDTEDSADSPAPKRGRYNYDKDLVTAY; encoded by the exons ATGGCGGCCGAACTGGTGGAAGCGATG AACATGGTCAAAAGTTTCCGGGTGTCAGACCTGCAGACACTGCTGGCCTCGATGGGTCGCAGTAAAAGCGGGCTGAAGCAGGACCTGGTGGGGCGCGCGCTGCGGCTGGTGCAGACCGAATACAGCCCAGAGCTTCTGAAGAATGTCCGGCAGCTCTACGAGTCGCGCTTCCCCAAATCGTCTGGCTGGCTTGCTGCACGGCGTCCAGAGGGCGTCCCGGTTGCCTACTCGTCCCTCAGCTCATCCCCCACTGCCACCTCTCAGGGCGCAGACTACCTCAACGGCATTTCCAAACCAATTCCGACACCTGCAGCAGAGGTCAAGCTAGTGCCACTACCCTTTTACCAAACCTTGGAGACACTGTTGCCACCAACAGAGCTAA TTGCCCAGAACAATGAGAAACTGCAGGACAGTCAATGCATATTTGAGTTAACACCAACCCAAGCTGATCAGATCAGAAATGCAAG CGAGCTTCGTCCAGGAATCAGATCAATCCAAGTGGTTCTTAG AATCTGTTACACAGACTCCATTGGTGTCCAGGAGGACCAGTATCCCCCCAATATTGCTGTCAAAGTCAACCAGTCCTACTGTCATGTGCCA GGCTATTACCCCTCTAATAAGCCTGGAGTTGAACCTCGTCGCCCTTGTCGACCTGTAAACATCACTCCCTGGTTGCATCTTTCCAGTGTCACCAACAGAGTCACCATCACCTGGGGAAACTTTGGCAAG CGGTACTCGGTGGCTGTGTATTTAGTGAGGGTCTTCACTGCAACAGACCTCTTCAGCCAACTCAAACTCTGCTCTGTGGAGAGTGCAGATCGCTGTCGTGAACGCA TCCAAGACAAACTTCGCTTTGACCCAGAAAGTGAAATTGCGACCACAGGCCTTCGAGTTTCTCTCATCTGTCCA TTGGTGAAGATGCGGCTCGGAGTACCGTGTCGAGTTTTAACTTGTGCCCATCTCCAGTGTTTCGATGCAGTCTTCTTCCTGCAGATGAACGAGAAGAAGCCCACGTGGACTTGCCCTGTCTGTGACAAGCCCGCTCCCTTTGAGCTGCTCACAATTGATGG GCTGCTATCTGAGATCCTGAAACAGACAAGTGAAGACATTGAGGAGATTGAGTACCTAACTGACGGCTCCTGGCAACCCATCAGAGATGAGAAGGAgagggacagggacagagaaAGCAGCAACACGCCAGAGTACCCTGATGTTGATATAT GCATTCCTGAGGCAAACGGTCATTCACCAGCCCACAGCAGCACCAGCCTGACGGGCAAATCTGGCAGCAGTTCCGTGGGGGTGGCAGGAGGCACGGGGGGACCTGCCGTGGCGCCGAGCGGAGGTGCTGTGGTAGATCTAACTCTTGACTCTTCCTCTGAAGAGGAAGGCGGCGGGGCAGGAGGAGACAGCGAGGACACAGAGGATAGCGCCGACAGTCCTGCCCCGAAGAGGGGCCGATATAACTACGACAAGGACCTGGTTACAGCCTACTGA
- the foxq2 gene encoding forkhead box Q2 — MSVRYLNSEMTMEDRSSRTIARERLGLSFTIDYLLFNKGVKGSKEEATGSRAAEQTASNMLDHQNPKPEEVGIRSEKQPKRSEVDPEERKVKEEEGEEKQQEEGEEEVTTTTTTSVSIGREKSADKPNQSYISLISKAILASEQKKLLLCDIYQWIMDHYPYFKSKDKNWRNSVRHNLSLNDCFIKAGRSDNGKGHFWAIHPSNYEDFSNGDYHCRRARRRVRRVAGQLPLPSLSSPYHPALARPHRTTCWCCPQATAFPLTCSAPRFYWPWSRMQPQLGLHPGLHASLQ; from the exons ATGAGTGTGAGATATCTCAATTCAGAAATGACAATGGAGGACAGAAGCAGCCGCACCATCGCCAGAGAGAGGCTGGGACTGAGCTTCACTATTGACTACCTTCTGTTCAATAAAGGAGTCAAAGGTTCCAAAGAAGAAGCGACAGGAAGTCGTGCGGCAGAGCAGACAGCGAGCAACATGCTAGATCATCAGAATCCTAAACCCGAAGAGGTGGGGATTCGCTCTGAGAAACAGCCGAAGAGGTCAGAGGTAGACCCCGAGGAAAGGAAAGtcaaagaagaggagggggaagaaaagcaacaagaggagggggaggaggaagtgaccaccaccaccaccacgtcTGTCAGCATCGGTCGAGAGAAGTCTGCGGACAAACCCAACCAGTCGTACATCTCTCTCATCTCTAAGGCGATCCTGGCGTCCGAgcagaagaagctgctgctgtgcgaCATCTACCAGTGGATCATGGACCACTACCCTTACTTCAAGAGTAAG GATAAAAACTGGAGGAACAGTGTGAGACACAACCTTTCCCTGAACGACTGCTTCATCAAAGCTGGCCGCAGTGACAACGGTAAAGGCCACTTCTGGGCAATTCACCCATCGAACTATGAGGACTTCTCCAACGGGGACTATCACTGCCGGAGGGCACGGCGGAGGGTGCGCAGGGTGGCGGGACAGCTTCCCCTACCCTCCCTGAGCTCCCCCTACCACCCCGCTCTGGCTCGCCCCCACAGAACGACCTGTTGGTGCTGTCCTCAGGCAACAGCATTCCCTCTGACTTGCTCAGCGCCCAGATTCTACTGGCCCTGGTCCCGTATGCAGCCACAACTGGGGCTCCACCCGGGCCTGCATGCCTCTCTACAATGA